Part of the Novosphingobium terrae genome is shown below.
AGAGGCCAGAGCGAGCGAGGGAGTCATTACCGTTTCTTCCCCGGTTGACGATACTGTCGGCCCTGCCCTTCGGTGTTCACGCGAAAGGGAGTGGAGCGGGCCGGGTAGTAGCTTTGGAAACGAAGGTGCCGGACGGCCACGAAACGCATGAGCGGATCGGCTTTGCCCATCTTCTGGGCAGCCCAAAGGCCTGCAAACCAGATAAATAGGCCAG
Proteins encoded:
- a CDS encoding conjugal transfer protein TrbD, whose amino-acid sequence is MKIRSIAIRRSGVRPNLLMGGDREIVMLCGLLAGALIGPAIDSPKAWLAGLFIWFAGLWAAQKMGKADPLMRFVAVRHLRFQSYYPARSTPFRVNTEGQGRQYRQPGKKR